From Ipomoea triloba cultivar NCNSP0323 chromosome 5, ASM357664v1, the proteins below share one genomic window:
- the LOC116018764 gene encoding protein SPIRAL1-like 3, giving the protein MGRGVSAGGGQSSLGYLFGGGEAPSNPPAVQKPEKVPNNAPAPKPAAAPPVDNTKQAPAGILSSNANNYVRADGQNCGNFLTERRSTKVQAAPGGGSSLGYLFGGGSN; this is encoded by the exons ATGGGTCGTGGAGTTAGTGCTGGTGGTGGGCAGAGTTCTTTGGGCTACCTGTTTGGAGGTGGAGAGGCACCTAGCAATCCTCCAGCTGTTCAGAAACCGGAAAAGGTTCCCAATAATGCACCTGCTCCAAAGCCCGCTGCTGCACCCCCTGTGGATAACACTAAGCAAGCTCCTGCAGGAATCCTCAGCAGCAACGCAAACAACTATGTTCGTGCAGATGGTCAGAACTGTGGCAACTTTCTTACG GAAAGGCGCTCAACCAAGGTTCAAGCTGCACCTGGCGGTGGCTCTTCACTTGGTTATCTATTTGGTGGTGGAAGCAATTGA
- the LOC116021003 gene encoding putative methylesterase 11, chloroplastic isoform X2, which yields MGHCFSRAEAAKRRPPKRTASRPPPAGGGRNPSYRNRSSSRKRDVVFQEHELAAAILFHQKLQNGDGSGYDAGSDRAALALSHRLSKSKRSHQTFPRSSSSTARSLDPLLPPHQLSNEDVNIDDLETNHFVLVHGGGFGAWCWYKTISLLQEAGFRATALDLTGSGIHSFDTNSVTSMSQYVKPLTDFLEQLAVGEKVILVGHDFGGACISYAMELFSSKVSRAVFIAAAMLSSGQSTLDMFSQNTNSNDLMRQAQIFIYANCNNNSPTAINLDKSLLKDLLFNQSPAKDIALASVSMRPIPFSPILEKLTLSDEKYGSIKRFYVETPEDNAIPIALQQSMIDQNPPQKVYHLKGADHSPFFSKPQSLHKILLEISRIPSKTS from the exons ATGGGGCATTGTTTCTCGCGGGCCGAGGCGGCGAAGCGCCGGCCGCCGAAACGAACTGCGAGCCGTCCACCGCCGGCCGGGGGAGGGAGAAACCCGTCGTATAGGAATCGGTCGTCGTCCAGGAAGAGAGACGTCGTGTTTCAGGAACATGAGCTCGCGGCCGCCATTCTCTTCCACCAGAAGTTGCAGAACGGTGACGGCAGCGGTTACGATGCCGGCTCTGATCGTGCCGCATTGGCTCTGTCTCATCGGCTCTCGAAATCGAAGAGGAGTCATCAGACGTTTCCTCGGAGTTCGAGCTCCACGGCTCGTTCCCTTGATCCTCTGCTTCCGCCTCATCAGCTCAGTAATGAG GATGTGAATATTGATGATTTGGAGACCAATCATTTTGTTCTCGTTCATGGGGGAGGTTTTGGGGCTTGGTGCTGGTATAAAACCATTTCACTTCTACAAGAAGCTGGGTTTAGAGCTACAGCACTAGACTTAACTGGTTCAGGAATTCATTCTTTTGACACAAATAGCGTAACCAGTATGTCGCAGTATGTCAAGCCACTTACTGATTTTCTCGAACAACTAGCTGTTGGAGAGAAG GTGATTTTGGTTGGACATGATTTTGGTGGTGCTTGTATATCATATGCAATGGAGCTTTTCTCCTCTAAAGTCTCAAGAGCGGTTTTCATTGCTGCTGCTATGTTGAGCAGTGGACAGAGTACCCTTGATATGTTCTCCCAAAat ACGAATTCTAATGATCTAATGAGGCAGGCTCAAATATTCATTTATGCTAATTGCAATAATAATTCACCAACTGCCATCAACTTGGACAAATCACTCTTGAAGGACTTGTTATTTAACCAAAGTCCTGCTAAG GATATTGCTTTGGCATCTGTGTCAATGCGACCAATTCCCTTTTCCCCAATACTGGAGAAGCTTACCCTATCAGATGAGAAGTACGGCTCAATCAAACGCTTCTATGTTGAAACTCCAGAAGATAATGCTATCCCCATTGCCTTGCAGCAGAGCATGATTGACCAAAATCCTCCACAAAAAGTTTATCATCTCAAAGGTGCAGACCACTCCCCATTCTTCTCCAAGCCTCAATCCCTCCACAAAATATTGCTAGAAATCTCAAGAATCCCTTCAAAAACATCATGA
- the LOC116020772 gene encoding uncharacterized FCP1 homology domain-containing protein C1271.03c-like, which produces MSDRASQDSVIGMGSANIAVDPRSKLSDELTSEKDGQSEIDPVGASLALLEISPAVGSGSRGGVADVAAVDGGSSRRKLIILDVNGLLGDVVRRRVPGGASFSGGTIIKRPFCDDFLRFCFDKFDVGIWSSRLEKNLDPIVDYLLGDQKKKLLFCWNMSHCTQTGFNTPENKYKPLVLKELRKIWENEFPNLPRVKGYYNESNTLLLDDTPYKALLNPVHSSIFPETYKLMNKNDKALGPGGDLRVYLECLADAEDVRGYVEKHPFGQKAIDETTSNWNFYSRVLGSLP; this is translated from the exons ATGAGTGATCGAG CAAGTCAAGACTCGGTCATCGGCATGGGGTCAGCAAACATTGCCGTCGATCCAAGATCCAAACTTTCCGACGAACTGACGTCGGAGAAAGACGGGCAGAGCGAAATTGATCCGGTGGGAGCGTCTCTTGCGTTACTCGAGATAAGCCCAGCTGTGGGTTCCGGCAGCAGAGGCGGAGTTGCAGATGTCGCCGCCGTGGACGGCGGTTCTTCGCGGCGGAAACTCATTATACTGGACGTCAATGGGCTCCTTGGAGACGTAGTCAGGCGCCGCGTCCCTGGCGGTGCCAGCTTTTCAGGAGGAACAA TCATTAAGCGGCCCTTCTGCGACGATTTTCTGCGTTTTTGCTTCGACAAGTTTGATGTTGGCATCTGGTCTTCCAGACTCGA gaAAAATCTTGACCCAATTGTTGATTATCTACTGGGAGATCAGAAGAAAAAGCTGTTGTTTTGCTGG AATATGTCCCATTGTACCCAGACAGGCTTCAACACTCCTGAGAACAAGTATAAACCCTTGGTTTTGAAGGAATTAAGGAAAATATGGGAGAATGAATTCCCTAATCTACCACGGGTCAAAGGATACTACAATGAATCAAACACATTGCTTTTGGATGATACTCCTTACAAGGCCTTACTCAATCCT GTTCATAGTTCAATCTTTCCTGAGACGTACAAGTTGATGAACAAGAACGATAAAGCATTGGGTCCTGGAGGTGATCTTCGAGTGTATTTAGAATGTTTAGCAGATGCTGAGGATGTGAGGGGATATGTTGAAAAGCATCCATTTGGGCAGAAGGCCATTGATGAAACTACCTCCAACTGGAATTTCTACTCGAGGGTTCTTGGATCCCTTCCATGA
- the LOC116021003 gene encoding putative methylesterase 11, chloroplastic isoform X1 — protein MGHCFSRAEAAKRRPPKRTASRPPPAGGGRNPSYRNRSSSRKRDVVFQEHELAAAILFHQKLQNGDGSGYDAGSDRAALALSHRLSKSKRSHQTFPRSSSSTARSLDPLLPPHQLSNEQDVNIDDLETNHFVLVHGGGFGAWCWYKTISLLQEAGFRATALDLTGSGIHSFDTNSVTSMSQYVKPLTDFLEQLAVGEKVILVGHDFGGACISYAMELFSSKVSRAVFIAAAMLSSGQSTLDMFSQNTNSNDLMRQAQIFIYANCNNNSPTAINLDKSLLKDLLFNQSPAKDIALASVSMRPIPFSPILEKLTLSDEKYGSIKRFYVETPEDNAIPIALQQSMIDQNPPQKVYHLKGADHSPFFSKPQSLHKILLEISRIPSKTS, from the exons ATGGGGCATTGTTTCTCGCGGGCCGAGGCGGCGAAGCGCCGGCCGCCGAAACGAACTGCGAGCCGTCCACCGCCGGCCGGGGGAGGGAGAAACCCGTCGTATAGGAATCGGTCGTCGTCCAGGAAGAGAGACGTCGTGTTTCAGGAACATGAGCTCGCGGCCGCCATTCTCTTCCACCAGAAGTTGCAGAACGGTGACGGCAGCGGTTACGATGCCGGCTCTGATCGTGCCGCATTGGCTCTGTCTCATCGGCTCTCGAAATCGAAGAGGAGTCATCAGACGTTTCCTCGGAGTTCGAGCTCCACGGCTCGTTCCCTTGATCCTCTGCTTCCGCCTCATCAGCTCAGTAATGAG CAGGATGTGAATATTGATGATTTGGAGACCAATCATTTTGTTCTCGTTCATGGGGGAGGTTTTGGGGCTTGGTGCTGGTATAAAACCATTTCACTTCTACAAGAAGCTGGGTTTAGAGCTACAGCACTAGACTTAACTGGTTCAGGAATTCATTCTTTTGACACAAATAGCGTAACCAGTATGTCGCAGTATGTCAAGCCACTTACTGATTTTCTCGAACAACTAGCTGTTGGAGAGAAG GTGATTTTGGTTGGACATGATTTTGGTGGTGCTTGTATATCATATGCAATGGAGCTTTTCTCCTCTAAAGTCTCAAGAGCGGTTTTCATTGCTGCTGCTATGTTGAGCAGTGGACAGAGTACCCTTGATATGTTCTCCCAAAat ACGAATTCTAATGATCTAATGAGGCAGGCTCAAATATTCATTTATGCTAATTGCAATAATAATTCACCAACTGCCATCAACTTGGACAAATCACTCTTGAAGGACTTGTTATTTAACCAAAGTCCTGCTAAG GATATTGCTTTGGCATCTGTGTCAATGCGACCAATTCCCTTTTCCCCAATACTGGAGAAGCTTACCCTATCAGATGAGAAGTACGGCTCAATCAAACGCTTCTATGTTGAAACTCCAGAAGATAATGCTATCCCCATTGCCTTGCAGCAGAGCATGATTGACCAAAATCCTCCACAAAAAGTTTATCATCTCAAAGGTGCAGACCACTCCCCATTCTTCTCCAAGCCTCAATCCCTCCACAAAATATTGCTAGAAATCTCAAGAATCCCTTCAAAAACATCATGA
- the LOC116019382 gene encoding receptor-like protein kinase FERONIA: MQGFALRLSFLLIIIFFHFLALRLAASPTAASPPPYNATDLLLLNCGAPSEITSDEGRDWDTDNHYLRFMPTNTAAISFQATAEQGPSVPRVPFTTARVFTSHLTYSFRVSPGKKFLRLYFYPAQYSAAAAAGGGGGGFNQADFFFSVTANHYVLLQNFSASLTASASPSSNPTVKKEFVVDVDDKQQLNLTFSPSPNAYAFVNGIEIVSIPSDLYFRGENYPIKLVGQASETYFSIDNSTTSLETLYRLNVGGIHLGPTDDTGMFREWSDDKDYVVYRENQTPNLAVPVNYTNETPAYTAPNVVYTSARTMDDHNNNSNGLFWDFPVDGGFSYLLRFYFCEFEPEVNDTNQRVFSIEVNNSTAEGQFDVIEQSGGPEVPIMRDYVILVPDPDTRRSKQIVSLSLRPNMEGKPRYRNAILNGLEIFKLNDSTGNLAVPNPPEIPAAKPGLLPEKKGRKGLVAIIGGVAALVLVIIIVTIFLIFRRRKRTANLAPSVTKSSWVTMARDSITTQKTGGSDGSRLPLELCRHFSLDELKLATGNFNENFVIGRGGFGKVYRGYIDADVTSVAIKRLSPESSQGFREFQTEIKMLSKLRHLHLVSLIGYCDTDREMILIYDYMAHGTLRDHLYNAGKPPLPWKQRLKICIGAAKGLHYLHAGARHPIIHRDVKSTNILLDEKWVAKLSDFGLSKVGPLGEAVSHVSTAVKGSFGYVDPEYYRRRQVTEKSDVYSFGVVLFEVLCARAAVIPNLPRNKVSLAEWGRRSYETGDVSEIVDPNLKGQIAPECLIQYVEIACNCLKDQGIDRPSMNDVVWGLEFALQLQDAADKRCGLPPPCTPERPSFPLPHPKTLAKGGEVENNSDEYDGDAFTASEDAAKIFRTKSSITATSTSDDSLRGQSHTIFSELSNQLGR, from the coding sequence ATGCAAGGCTTTGCTCTCCGTCTCtccttcctcctcatcatcatcttcttccactTCTTGGCTCTCAGATTAGCCGCCAGCCCCACCGCCGCATCGCCGCCGCCTTATAACGCAACCGATTTGTTGCTCCTCAACTGCGGCGCGCCGTCGGAGATCACTTCAGATGAGGGACGCGATTGGGATACGGATAACCACTACTTGCGATTCATGCCAACAAACACGGCGGCGATATCGTTTCAGGCCACCGCGGAGCAAGGCCCTTCCGTGCCCCGAGTTCCGTTCACCACCGCGCGTGTCTTCACCTCCCACCTTACCTACTCCTTCCGTGTCTCCCCCGGCAAAAAGTTCCTCCGCCTCTACTTCTACCCCGCCCAAtactccgccgccgccgccgcaggcggcggcggcggcggcttcAATCAGGCCGATTTTTTCTTCTCCGTCACCGCCAACCACTACGTCCTGCTCCAAAACTTCAGCGCCTCCCTAACGGCATCCGCCTCGCCGTCGTCAAACCCTACCGTTAAAAAGGAATTCGTCGTCGACGTTGACGATAAACAGCAACTGAACCTTACTTTCTCGCCGTCTCCAAACGCTTATGCCTTTGTCAATGGAATCGAAATCGTGTCAATTCCGTCTGATTTATACTTCCGGGGCGAAAATTATCCAATAAAGCTGGTCGGGCAGGCGAGCGAGACTTATTTTTCCATTGATAACTCCACTACCTCCCTGGAAACTTTGTACAGGCTGAACGTGGGAGGCATCCATCTGGGCCCCACAGACGACACGGGCATGTTTCGTGAGTGGTCGGACGACAAGGATTACGTTGTCTATCGAGAGAACCAAACGCCCAACTTGGCCGTACCGGTTAATTATACTAACGAAACTCCGGCTTATACCGCTCCCAACGTGGTTTATACCTCGGCGAGGACCATGGACgaccacaataataatagtaatggccTATTTTGGGATTTCCCAGTTGACGGAGGGTTTTCGTATCTTTTAAGGTTTTATTTCTGCGAATTTGAGCCTGAAGTCAATGATACAAACCAGCGAGTTTTCTCCATAGAGGTGAATAACTCGACAGCAGAGGGGCAGTTTGATGTTATTGAACAGAGCGGTGGCCCTGAGGTTCCAATAATGAGAGACTACGTGATTCTTGTTCCGGACCCGGATACTCGCCGGAGCAAACAAATTGTTTCTCTCTCGTTACGCCCTAACATGGAGGGAAAACCCAGGTACCGCAATGCAATTTTGAATGGTTTAGAAATTTTTAAGCTCAATGACTCGACGGGGAATCTGGCCGTGCCTAACCCTCCGGAAATTCCGGCCGCCAAACCAGGATTATTGCCGGAGAAGAAGGGTAGAAAAGGGTTGGTAGCTATTATTGGCGGAGTTGCTGCGTTAGTtctagtaataataattgtgaccattttcttgattttccggcGGCGGAAGAGGACGGCGAACCTAGCTCCGAGTGTCACCAAGTCATCGTGGGTCACTATGGCTAGAGACTCAATTACCACACAAAAGACGGGAGGATCCGACGGGTCCCGTTTGCCGTTGGAGCTCTGCCGACATTTCTCACTGGACGAGCTCAAACTGGCCACCGGCAACTTCAACGAGAATTTCGTGATCGGGAGAGGGGGGTTCGGGAAGGTGTACCGAGGATACATCGACGCCGACGTAACCTCGGTCGCGATCAAACGTTTGAGCCCCGAATCCAGCCAAGGTTTCCGCGAGTTCCAAACGGAAATCAAGATGCTATCCAAGCTCCGGCATCTCCACCTCGTGTCCTTGATCGGATACTGCGACACCGACAGAGAGATGATCTTAATCTACGACTACATGGCCCACGGAACGCTGCGCGATCATCTCTACAACGCCGGCAAGCCGCCGCTCCCGTGGAAACAGCGCCTCAAGATTTGCATCGGCGCCGCGAAAGGCTTGCATTACCTTCACGCCGGCGCGAGGCATCCGATCATCCACCGGGACGTTAAGTCCACCAATATTTTACTGGATGAGAAATGGGTGGCTAAGCTATCAGATTTCGGGTTGTCCAAGGTGGGCCCACTAGGGGAGGCCGTCAGCCACGTCAGCACTGCGGTCAAAGGCAGTTTCGGATACGTTGACCCGGAGTACTACAGACGGCGTCAGGTAACGGAAAAGTCCGACGTGTACTCCTTCGGAGTTGTCTTGTTCGAAGTGCTGTGCGCTAGGGCCGCCGTGATTCCAAACCTGCCGAGAAATAAAGTTAGCTTGGCGGAGTGGGGTCGTCGGAGTTACGAAACGGGCGACGTCAGCGAGATAGTGGACCCCAATTTGAAGGGCCAAATTGCGCCGGAGTGTCTAATCCAGTACGTGGAGATCGCCTGCAATTGCCTGAAGGATCAAGGGATCGATCGGCCGTCCATGAACGATGTGGTGTGGGGCCTTGAGTTTGCATTGCAGCTCCAAGATGCAGCCGATAAGAGATGCGGCCTCCCTCCGCCGTGCACGCCGGAGAGGCCGAGCTTTCCTTTGCCACATCCGAAGACGCTTGCAAAGGGCGGCGAGGTGGAAAATAACTCAGACGAGTATGACGGTGACGCGTTTACTGCATCCGAAGACGCTGCAAAAATATTCAGGACTAAAAGTAGTATCACTGCTACTTCTACAAGTGACGATAGTTTGAGGGGACAATCTCACACTATTTTTTCAGAGCTCAGTAATCAATTGGGACGTTAA